The DNA sequence CCCTCGCGCGGGGCGACGCGACCCTTGCCACCTGGTAGGACACCACCCGATCCGTGCCGGTCCACCCCCTTTGGTCCCGATGTCGGCGCCGCACCCGGGACGACGATGGGCACGTTGGTACCCACGCACACCGAAGGAGAACCGCAATGTCGCAGATCACTCCCGGCCGCTTCACCGGCAAGACCGCCGTCGTCACCGGCGCCGGGTCGGGCATCGGGCGGGCCACCGCCGTCCGGCTCGCCCAGGAGGGCGCTCGCGTCGTCGCCACCGACGTCGTCGCGGAGAGGCTGGACAGCCTCGCGGCCGAGCTCGCCGACGCCGACGTCACCACCGTCGTGGCCGACGTCTCGGACGAGGACGGCGTCGCCGCGGTCGTCGATGCGGCCGGCGGGCGCGTGGACTGCCTGGCCAACGTGGCCGGGATCATGGACAAGTTCCTCACCGCCCACGAGATCGACGACGCCACCTGGGAGCGCGTCATGGCGGTCAACGTCACCGCGGTCATGCGCCTGACCCGGGCGGTCCTGCCGCTCATGCTGGGCGCCGGCGCGGGCTCCATCGTCACGGTCGGCTCCGAGGCCGGACTGCGCGGCTCCTCCGCCGGCGTCGCCTACACGACGTCGAAGCACGCCGTCGTCGGCTTCACCAAGAGCTGCTCCGTGCTCTACGCCCCCAAGGGGATCCGGGTGAACCTCGTCGCCCCGGGCGCCGTGCGGACGAACATCGAGGCCCCGATGGCCTCGCAGTTCGCCGCCGAGCGCCTGGGACCGCTCATGCAGGTGGTCATCCCGCCGATCGCCGAGCCGGAGCACCTCGCCGCGGCCATCACCTGGCTGCTGAGCGACGACTCCGCCAACGTCACCGGCGCGATCCTGCCCTCCGACGGCGGGTGGTCGGCCCTGTAGACGACGCGTGAGGCGGCCGGTGCGGGCCGCGTGACCCGGCTGGGCCGGACCGTCGCCGACGTGCGCCGGTCCGGCGCACCGCCGAGGTCCACGCCGCGTCCGAGGACCTCGACGCGTCCGAGCACCGGCTGGCGCTGCCGCAGCACATGCGCGACCGCTCCGCCTGTGGCGCATGCCACGACGTCCGTCCGGAATGAAGTTGAATGTTCACGCATTGAGGTGGAGGTACCGGACACAACCCGTCCCACCTCGAGGAGCACCATGACGAAGATCGCCATCATCACCGGCAGCGTCCGTCCCGGCCGGCAGAGCCTGAACGTCGCCACCTGGGTCAAGTCCATCGCCGACCGGCGCGACGACGCCACGTTCGAGGTCGTCGACATCGCCGACTTCAACCTCCCGCTGTGGCAGGAGCCCATGTCCCCGTCGTGGGGCCCCGCGGAGTCCGCCGAGGGCCGGGCGTGGTCGGCGAGGATGGCCGAGTTCGACGGCTACGTCTTCGTCGTCCCCGAGTACAACCACTCCGTGACCGGCGCCCTCAAGAACGCCCTGGACTACCTCAAGCCCGAGGTGGCCAACAAGGCCGCGGCGTTCGTCTCCTACGGCGCCGCCGGCGGCGCCCGCGCGGTGGAGCACCTGCGCGGGATCGTCGCGGAGATGGAGATGGCCCACGTGCGCAACACCGTGATGATGTCCCTGTTCACCGACTTCGAGAACTTCTCGGCGTTCACCCCCACCGAGCAGGCCGTCGCCTCGGTCGACCCGATGCTCGACCAGCTCCTGCCCTGGACCAAGGCCATGGAGGCCGTCCGGGCGGGCGACTTCGCCGCCGTCGGCGCCAACGCCTGACGCAGACCGAGGGCGGACCGGCGAGCCGGCACGTCCCACCGACGCCCGGTGACGGCCCCTGCCGTCACCGGGCGTCGTCGTCCCGGCCACCCCCTGGACCGGGCCGGTCAGGACCTGACCGGCCCGGTGCGCCGCGTCAGTCCGCGATGTGCGCGACGACGCGGCCCGTGACCCGGTGGTTCCTGAGGTCGTCGAGCCCACGCGGGATGTCGTCGAACCCGATCACCGTCACCTCGGGGGAGATGTCCCCGCGCGCGAGCAGCTCGTAGACCGCGGCCACGTCCTCCTTGGTCCCGCCGTTCGATCCGATGAGGGTCGCCTGCTTGAGGATGACGTCGCGCGTGCTGATGGTGGCCTCGAGCCTGCCCATCCCCACGATGACGATGCGCCCGTCCC is a window from the Georgenia muralis genome containing:
- a CDS encoding SDR family NAD(P)-dependent oxidoreductase, producing MSQITPGRFTGKTAVVTGAGSGIGRATAVRLAQEGARVVATDVVAERLDSLAAELADADVTTVVADVSDEDGVAAVVDAAGGRVDCLANVAGIMDKFLTAHEIDDATWERVMAVNVTAVMRLTRAVLPLMLGAGAGSIVTVGSEAGLRGSSAGVAYTTSKHAVVGFTKSCSVLYAPKGIRVNLVAPGAVRTNIEAPMASQFAAERLGPLMQVVIPPIAEPEHLAAAITWLLSDDSANVTGAILPSDGGWSAL
- a CDS encoding NADPH-dependent FMN reductase produces the protein MTKIAIITGSVRPGRQSLNVATWVKSIADRRDDATFEVVDIADFNLPLWQEPMSPSWGPAESAEGRAWSARMAEFDGYVFVVPEYNHSVTGALKNALDYLKPEVANKAAAFVSYGAAGGARAVEHLRGIVAEMEMAHVRNTVMMSLFTDFENFSAFTPTEQAVASVDPMLDQLLPWTKAMEAVRAGDFAAVGANA